A window of the Citrus sinensis cultivar Valencia sweet orange chromosome 9, DVS_A1.0, whole genome shotgun sequence genome harbors these coding sequences:
- the LOC102627750 gene encoding E3 ubiquitin-protein ligase UPL1 isoform X4, whose protein sequence is MKLKRRRALEVPPKIRSVINSITAVPLENIDEPLKNFLWEFDKGDFHHWVDLFNHFDSFFDKHIKSRKDLQVEDNFLESDPPFPREAVLQILRVIRIILENCTNKHFYSSYEQHLSALLASTDPDVVEACLQTLAAFLKKTIGKYTIRDSSLNSKLFALAQGWGGKEEGLGLIECAVQDGCDPIAYELGCTLHFEFYALNESSGEFSVEEQSTRGLQIIHLPNINTRSETDLELLNKLVVEFKVPASLRFSLLSRLRFARAFGSLAARQQYTCIRLYAFIVLVQASSDADDLVSFFNSEPEFVNELVTLLSYEVAVPEKIRILCLLSLVALCQDRSRQPTVLTAVTSGGHCGILSSLMQKTIDSVLSNSSKWSVVFAEALLSLVTVLVSSSSGCSAMREAGFIPTLLPLLKDTDPQHLHLVSTAVHILEAFMDYSNPAAALFRDLGGLDDTIYRLNVEVSYVEAGSKQRKDSDCSRNSSQIVAGSSSDLDNMQPLYSEALVSYHRRLLMKALLRAISLGTYAPGNTARVYGSEESLLPQCLCIIFRRAKDFGGGVFSLAATVMSDLIHKDPTCYPVLDAAGLPSAFLDAIMDGVLCSAEAIICIPQCLDALCLNNNGLQAVKDRNALRCFVKIFTSRAYSRVLAGDTPGSLSSGLDELMRHASSLRSPGVDMVIEILNAIIKVGSGVDASGLSTDPQSDSAPVPMETDAEDRNLALPDDRESSKMESSEQSAESSSDASLVNIELFLPDCVSNVARLLETILQNADTCRIFVEKKGIDAVLQLFTLPLMPLSASVGQSISAAFKNFSPQHSASLARTVCSFLREHLKLTNELLLSLGGTQLAAVESGKQNKILRHLCSLEGLLSLSNFLLKGTSTVISELSTADADVLKDLGRTYREIVWQISLCNETKADEKRNGDQEAENVEAAPSTVTGRESDHDENIPAVRYMNPVSIRNGSQSLWGGERDFLSVVRAGEGLHRRNRHGLSRIRGGRTSRHLEALNIDSEVLPNLPETSSSQDLKKKSPDVLVMEMLNKLASTLRAFFTALVKGFTSPNRRRADSGSLSSASKTLGTALAKTFLEALSFSEYSSSSSSSSSSCSGLDMSLSVKCRYLGKVVDDMAALTFDSRRRTCYTAMVNNFYVHGTFKELLTTFEATSQLLWTLPFSVPASGIDPQNAGEGSKLNHSTWLLDTLQSYCRVLEYFVNSGLLLSPTSASQAQLLVQPVAVGLSIGLFPVPRDPETFVRMLQSQVLDVILPVWNHPLFPNCSPGFIASVISLVTHAYSGVGEVKRNRNGIAGSTSQRFMPPPPDENTIATIVDMGFSRPRAEEALRRVETNSVEMAMEWLLTHAEDPVQEDDELARALALSLGNSSETTKADSVDKAMDVPIEEGQVKVPPIDDVLASSVKLFQSGDSLAFPLTDLLVTLCHRNKGEDRPRVVSYFVQQLKLCSLDFSRDTSPLCMISHIITLLISEDGSTREIAAQNGVVPAVVDILMNFTARNETRNEIGAPKCVSALLLILDNVLQSRPGVVSESTDGAQTEPQPDPSGEHALSTPASADEKKLDLDIDEKKSGLPFEKVLGKSTGYLTMEESHKVLLVACDLIKQHVPAMIMQAVLQLCARLTKTHALALQFLENGGLVALFSLPRSCFFPGYDTVASAIIRHLLEDPQTLQTAMEWEIRQTLSSNRHSGRILPRTFLTSMAPVISRDPVVFMKAAAAICQLESSGGRAYVVLAKEKEKDKDKSKSSGMELGLSSNDSVRISENKNQDGLGKCSKGHKKIPANLTQVIDQLLEIVLKYPLPKSGEDDLASMEVDEPATKVKGKSKIDETRKTETESERSAGLAKVTFVLKLLSDILLMYVHAVGVILKRDLEGLLRGSNHPDGSGHGGIIHHVLHRLLPLSIENSAGPDEWRDKLSEKASWFLVVLCGRSGEGRKRVINELVKALSSFSNMESNSTKSSLLPDKKVYGFVDLAYSILSKNSSSTNLPGPGCSPDIAKSMIDGGMVQCLTSILQVIDLDYPDAPKTVNLILKVLESLTRAANASEQVFKSDGGNKKKSMGSNGRHDQLTASAAGTMEHNQNRSNQPEVADVEDSEQHQGNSRSEGNHETNANQSAEQDMGVEVEEATTANPPMELGEDFMRDEIEEGGVINNTDQIEMTFRVENRADDDMGDDDDDMGDDGEDDEDDDEGDDDDEDIAEDGAGMMSLADTDVEDHDDTGLGDDYNDEMNDEEDDDFHENRVIEVRWREALDGLDHLQVLGQPGAASGLIDVAAEPFEGVNVDDLFGLRSRPLGFERRRQAGRSSFERSVTEASGFQHPLLSRPSQSGDLVSMWSGGNSSRDLEALSSGSFDVAHFYMFDAPVLPYDHVSGSLFGDRLGGAAPPPLTDYSVGMDSLHLSGRRGPGDGRWTDDGQPQAGAQASAIAQAVEEHFVSQLRSVTPESNLAERQSQNSGEQERQPTDIPPIIEDQTAAEGENVGRQENEGQDPENGSETADQQSNPTVGSEPINSDAVENEHMVIQPLSLNTSSNGDDIMEIGEGNGTTAEQVEAIPETISSAPDSHSDLQHRGASEVSANLHDMSAPVGSGDESSRMDDHSGNQTEQPMPAAELGVDVTLSRQSTLDSQDANQTDQTSTNNEGPSASAIDPTFLEALPEDLRAEVLASQQSQSVQPPTYTPPSADDIDPEFLAALPPDIQAEVLAQQRAQRLAHQGEGQPVDMDNASIIATFPADLREEVLLTSSEAVLSALPSPLLAEAQMLRDRAMSHYQARSLFGGSHRLNGRRTGLGFDRQMVMDRGVGVTIGRRAASAITDSLKVKEIEGEPLLDANALKALIRLLRLAQPLGKGLLQRLLLNLCAHSVTRATLVRLLLDMIKPEAEGSVTGLAAINSQRLYGCRSNVVYGRSQLLDGLPPLVFRQILEIMAYLATNHSAVANMLFYFDTSIVLESSSPKYSETKAKGKEKIMDGAASTEPLGNLEGGDVPLVLFLKLLNRPLFLRSTAHLEQVMGLLHVIVYTAASKLERQSQSEPAVENSQKPMIDEASGDVCKDPSSTEPESSQEDKHACIKTSSSDGKRSIDTYDILSKLPQSDLRNLCSLLGHEGLSDKVYMLAGEVLKKLASVAALHRKFFASELSQLAHSLSISAVNELVTLRDTHMLGLSAGSMAGAAILRVLQALSSLTSASIGESGGQGCDGEQEEQATMWNLNLALEPLWQELSDCITMTETQLGQSSFCPSVSNMNVGEPLPGTSSTSPLPPGTQRLLPFIEAFFVLCEKLQANHIMIQQDHADVTATEVKESAGCSYSSTPKCSDDSQRKLDGAVTFARFSEKHRRLLNAFIRQNPSLLEKSLSMMLKAPRLIDFDNKRAYFRSKIRQQHEQHLSGPLRISVRRAYVLEDSYNQLRMRSTQDLKGRLNVHFQGEEGIDAGGLTREWYQLLSRVIFDKGALLFTTVGNNASFQPNPNSVYQTEHLSYFKFVGRVVAKALFDGQLLDVHFTRSFYKHMLGVKVTYHDIEAVDPDYYKNLKWMLENDVSDIPDLTFSMDADEEKHILYEKTEVTDYELKPGGRNIRVTEETKHEYVDLVADHILTNAIRPQITSFLEGFGELVPRELISIFNDKELELLISGLPEIDLDDLRANTEYTGYTAASTVVQWFWEVAKAFNKEDMARLLQFVTGTSKVPLEGFKALQGISGPQKFQIHKAYGAPERLPSAHTCFNQLDLPEYSSKEQLQERLLLAIHEASEGFGFG, encoded by the exons CCTCCCAAGATCAGATCCGTCATTAATAGCATCACTGCTGTGCCGTTGGAGAATATAGACGAGCcactaaaaaatttcttatggGAGTTTGATAAG GGAGATTTCCATCACTGGGTTGATCTTTTCAACCATTTTGATTCGTTTTTTGACAAGCACATAAAATCCAGAAAGGATTTGCAGGTTGAGGATAACTTTTTGGAATCCGATCCTCCTTTTCCAAGAGAAGCGGTTCTTCAAATTCTTCGtgtaataaggataattttggagAATTGTACAAACAAGCATTTTTATAGTTCTTATGAG CAGCATCTTTCAGCTCTGCTTGCTTCCACCGATCCTGATGTGGTTGAGGCTTGCCTTCAAACTTTGGCTGCGTTTTTGAAGAAAACCATTGGGAAATATACCATTAGAGATTCTTCATTAAATTCAAAGTTATTTGCTCTTGCCCAAGGTTGGGGGGGAAAGGAAGAGGGTCTTGGATTAATTGAATGTGCTGTACAAGATGGGTGTGACCCAATTGCTTATGAGCTGGGGTGTACCCTTCATTTTGAGTTCTAtgcattgaatgagtcatcaGGAGAATTCTCTGTTGAAGAACAGTCAACCCGAGGCTTACAAATCATTCATTTGCCAAACATCAACACTCGTTCAGAGACTGATCTGGAGCTTTTAAATAAGCTGGTTGTGGAGTTCAAGGTTCCTGCCAGTTTaagattttctcttttgtcAAGATTGCGGTTTGCAAGGGCTTTTGGCTCTTTAGCTGCTCGACAGCAGTACACATGCATTCGGCTATATGCCTTCATAGTTCTGGTTCAAGCAAGCAGTGATGCTGATGACctagtttctttctttaactCTGAGCCTGAGTTTGTCAATGAGTTAGTTACATTGTTGAGCTATGAAGTTGCTGTGCCTGAGAAAATTCGGATTCTATGCCTGCTTTCATTGGTTGCCCTATGTCAGGATCGATCTCGCCAACCAACTGTGTTGACTGCTGTGACATCTGGTGGGCATTGTGGCATTCTATCCAGCCTTATGCAGAAAACTATCGATTCAGTCCTTAGCAATTCCTCAAAGTGGTCTGTTGTTTTTGCTGAGGCTTTGTTATCTCTTGTCACTGTTTTGGTTTCATCATCATCGGGTTGTTCAGCTATGCGTGAGGCAGGGTTTATTCCTACTCTTCTACCTCTTCTCAAAGACACAGATCCTCAGCACCTGCATTTGGTCAGCACAGCTGTGCATATTCTGGAAGCTTTCATGGATTATAGTAATCCAGCTGCTGCATTGTTTAGAGACTTGGGTGGTTTAGATGACACCATATATCGCCTAAATGTAGAGGTATCCTATGTAGAAGCAGGTTCAAAGCAACGGAAAGATTCTGATTGTAGTAGAAACAGTTCACAGATTGTTGCAGGTTCTTCCTCAGATCTAGACAACATGCAACCTTTATATTCTGAAGCATTAGTTTCATATCACCGGCGACTTCTTATGAAAGCTTTATTACGCGCTATATCTCTTGGAACTTATGCTCCAGGAAACACTGCCCGTGTTTATGGCTCTGAGGAGAGTTTGTTGCCGCAATGCTTatgcataatttttagaagGGCAAAGGATTTTGGTGGTGGGGTGTTTTCACTTGCAGCAACTGTTATGAGTGATTTAATTCACAAAGATCCTACCTGTTATCCTGTCTTAGATGCAGCAGGCCTTCCTTCTGCATTTCTAGATGCTATAATGGATGGAGTTCTCTGCTCTGCAGAAGCCATAATATGCATACCTCAGTGTTTGGATGCCTTGTGCCTAAACAATAATGGCCTTCAGGCAGTGAAAGATCGCAATGCGTTGAGGTgctttgttaaaattttcacatccCGAGCTTATTCTCGTGTCCTTGCCGGTGATACACCAGGATCTCTTTCTAGTGGACTGGATGAACTTATGCGTCATGCTTCTTCATTGCGTAGTCCTGGAGTAGATATGGTGATTGAGATCTTGAATGCCATAATAAAAGTTGGATCTGGGGTTGATGCTTCTGGCTTGTCCACTGATCCTCAGTCTGATTCTGCACCTGTTCCCATGGAAACTGATGCTGAAGATAGGAACTTGGCCCTGCCCGATGATAGGGAATCTTCTAAGATGGAGAGTTCAGAACAATCAGCTGAGTCGTCTTCTGATGCATCTTTAGTGAATATTGAACTGTTTCTTCCTGATTGTGTTAGCAATGTTGCTCGTCTTCTTGAAACAATTCTTCAGAATGCTGACACATGTCGCATATTTGTTGAGAAGAAGGGGATTGATGCTGTCCTGCAGTTGTTTACCTTGCCTTTAATGCCTCTTTCTGCTTCAGTTGGTCAGAGTATCTCTGCTGCTTTTAAGAACTTCTCGCCTCAACATTCTGCTTCTCTGGCTCGAACTGTATGCTCATTTTTGAGAgaacatttgaaattaacaaatgAGCTATTACTTTCTCTTGGAGGTACTCAGCTTGCTGCTGTAGAATCTGGAAAGCAAAATAAGATTTTGAGACATCTTTGCAGTCTTGAGGGTCTTCTTTCGctctcaaattttttgttgaagggGACTAGTACTGTTATTTCTGAATTGAGCACTGCAGATGCTGATGTATTGAAAGATCTTGGGAGAACATATCGGGAAATAGTTTGGCAAATTTCTTTATGTAATGAAACTAAGGCAGATGAAAAGAGGAATGGTGATCAGGAGGCTGAGAATGTAGAGGCAGCTCCATCTACTGTTACTGGAAGAGAGAGTGATCATGATGAGAATATTCCAGCAGTGAGATATATGAACCCAGTTTCTATCAGGAATGGTTCACAATCACTATGGGGTGGAGAAAGAGATTTTCTATCAGTTGTTCGTGCTGGTGAAGGCTTACATCGTCGTAATCGACATGGGTTGTCACGCATTCGGGGTGGACGGACTAGTCGGCACCTAGAGGCTTTAAACATTGATTCTGAAGTTCTGCCTAATTTACCTGAGACATCCTCATCGCAggatttgaagaagaaaagtcCTGATGTGCTTGTCATGGAAATGCTTAACAAATTGGCTTCCACATTACGTGCTTTCTTTACTGCTCTTGTGAAAGGTTTCACCTCGCCGAATCGTCGTAGAGCTGATTCAGGGTCATTGAGTTCAGCTTCAAAGACCCTTGGGACTGCTTTGGCAAAAACTTTCCTTGAGGCCCTTAGTTTCTCTGagtattcttcttcttcttcttcttcttcttcttcgtgcTCTGGGCTTGATATGTCACTTTCAGTGAAGTGTCGGTATCTGGGGAAGGTTGTGGATGATATGGCAGCACTTACATTTGACAGTAGACGACGTACTTGTTACACAGCAATggttaataacttttatgtcCATGGAACCTTTAAGGAGCTACTCACTACGTTTGAAGCAACTAGTCAGCTGTTATGGACGCTACCATTTTCAGTTCCAGCATCCGGTATTGATCCTCAGAACGCAGGTGAAGGCAGTAAATTGAATCACAGCACATGGCTGCTTGATACACTGCAAAGTTACTGTCGTGTGCTTGAGTATTTTGTTAATTCAGGTTTACTATTGTCTCCAACCTCTGCATCCCAGGCCCAGCTGCTTGTTCAGCCGGTGGCTGTTGGTTTATCAATTGGACTTTTCCCTGTTCCAAGGGACCCAGAAACATTTGTGCGTATGCTGCAGTCTCAGGTCCTGGATGTCATACTTCCTGTCTGGAACCATCCTTTGTTTCCAAATTGCAGTCCAGGTTTCATCGCTTCTGTTATTTCGCTTGTTACACATGCATATTCTGGTGTTGGAGAAGTAAAGCGAAATCGCAATGGTATTGCTGGAAGTACAAGCCAGCGTTTCATGCCCCCACCTCCTGATGAAAATACCATTGCCACCATTGTTGACATGGGCTTTTCAAGGCCAAGAGCGGAGGAGGCATTGAGACGGGTGGAGACAAACAGTGTTGAGATGGCTATGGAGTGGCTGTTAACTCATGCTGAGGATCCTGTTCAAGAGGATGATGAATTGGCGCGAGCACTAGCTCTGTCTCTTGGAAATTCATCGGAGACCACAAAAGCTGACAGTGTTGACAAGGCAATGGATGTTCCAATTGAAGAGGGTCAAGTGAAGGTGCCCCCCATTGATGATGTTCTTGCTTCATCTGTCAAATTGTTTCAAAGTGGTGATTCATTGGCATTCCCTTTAACGGATTTGCTTGTGACTCTTTGCCATCGGAACAAAGGAGAAGACCGGCCACGGGTTGTATCTTATTTTGTGCAGCAgctgaaactttgttctttggACTTTTCAAGGGATACCAGTCCATTATGTATGATATCACATATTATAACATTGCTTATTTCTGAGGATGGAAGTACCCGAGAGATTGCTGCGCAGAATGGTGTTGTGCCTGCAGTGGTAgatattttgatgaattttacAGCTAGAAATGAGACAAGGAATGAAATTGGGGCACCAAAATGTGTTAGTGCTCTGTTGCTTATTTTAGATAATGTGTTGCAGTCCCGGCCTGGAGTAGTTTCTGAATCCACTGATGGAGCTCAGACTGAACCTCAACCCGACCCATCTGGGGAGCATGCTCTGTCAACTCCAGCATCAGCTGATGAgaaaaaattggatttagatATTGATGAGAAAAAATCAGGCTTGCCATTTGAAAAAGTATTGGGGAAATCTACTGGTTACTTGACGATGGAAGAGAGTCATAAAGTGCTACTTGTTGCTTGTGATCTAATAAAACAACATGTGCCGGCCATGATCATGCAGGCTGTTTTGCAGCTATGTGCTCGTCTGACAAAAACACATGCCCTAGCTTTGCAATTTCTAGAAAATGGAGGCTTGGTTGCTCTGTTTAGTCTCCCAAGGAGTTGTTTTTTTCCAGGATATGACACTGTTGCATCTGCTATAATACGCCATCTCCTTGAAGATCCTCAGACACTGCAAACGGCTATGGAATGGGAGATACGACAGACTTTGAGTTCAAATCGGCATTCGGGGCGTATCCTTCCTAGAACATTCTTGACATCAATGGCACCTGTTATTTCTAGAGATCCTGTCGTTTTTATGAAAGCTGCAGCTGCAATCTGTCAGTTGGAATCATCGGGAGGGAGGGCCTATGTGGTTTTGgcaaaggaaaaagaaaaagacaaggacaaatcaaaatcatcagGTATGGAACTTGGACTTTCATCTAATGATTCTGTTCGGATTTCTGAAAATAAGAATCAAGATGGGTTGGGTAAATGTTCAAAAGGCCACAAAAAGATCCCTGCTAATCTTACACAAGTAATTGATCAGCTTCTTGAAATAGTGTTGAAATACCCTTTGCCAAAAAGTGGGGAAGATGACTTGGCTTCAATGGAGGTAGATGAACCTGCTACCAAGGTAAAGGGTAAGTCAAAGATTGATGAGACAAGGAAGACAGAGACTGAATCTGAAAGATCAGCTGGGCTTGCCAAAGTGACCTTTGTCCTCAAATTATTGAGTGATATTCTCCTTATGTATGTACATGCAGTTGGGGTTATATTGAAAAGGGATTTAGAGGGTCTACTCCGTGGATCCAATCATCCTGATGGTTCTGGACATGGCGGAATTATTCATCATGTTTTACATCGGTTGCTTCCTCTATCTATTGAAAATTCTGCAGGACCTGATGAATGGAGAGATAAGCTGTCTGAAAAAGCTTCATGGTTTCTGGTGGTACTGTGTGGTCGTTCTGGTGAGGGTCGTAAACGAGTAATTAATGAACTTGTAAAAGCCTTATCCTCGTTCTCAAATATGGAGAGCAATTCAACAAAGAGCAGTTTGTTGCCTGATAAAAAGGTTTATGGGTTTGTCGATTTGGCATATTCAATCTTGTCTAAAAATTCATCTTCCACCAACTTACCTGGTCCTGGGTGCTCCCCAGACATAGCAAAAAGCATGATTGATGGTGGAATGGTTCAATGTCTAACCAGCATTCTTCAAGTGATTGATCTGGACTATCCCGATGCTCCAAAAACTGTAAACCTTATACTGAAGGTTCTGGAGAGCCTAACAAGGGCTGCTAATGCCAGTGAGCAAGTATTTAAATCTGATGGgggaaacaagaaaaaatcaatggGGTCAAATGGAAGACATGATCAGCTAACTGCTTCAGCTGCTGGGACCATGGAGCATAATCAGAATAGGAGCAATCAGCCGGAAGTTGCAGATGTGGAAGACAGTGAACAACACCAAGGAAATTCTAGAAGTGAAGGAAACCATGAAACAAATGCAAACCAATCTGCTGAGCAAGATATGGGAGTAGAAGTGGAAGAGGCAACGACTGCCAACCCACCTATGGAGCTTGGTGAGGATTTCATGCGGGATGAAATAGAAGAAGGTGGTGTGATAAACAACACCGACCAAATTGAGATGACTTTCCGTGTTGAGAATAGGGCAGATGATGATATGGGTGATGATGACGATGACATGGGGGATGACGGTGAGGATGACGAGGATGATGATGAGggggatgatgatgatgaggataTAGCAGAAGATGGTGCTGGCATGATGTCTCTTGCTGACACAGATGTGGAAGATCATGATGATACTGGTTTGGGAGATGACTATAATGATGAGATGAATGATGAAGAGGATGATGATTTTCATGAGAATCGTGTCATAGAGGTGCGCTGGAGGGAGGCCCTTGATGGTTTGGATCATTTGCAGGTACTTGGTCAACCCGGAGCTGCTAGTGGTCTAATTGATGTTGCGGCTGAACCGTTTGAAGGGGTAAATGTGGATGACCTGTTTGGTCTTCGCAGTAGGCCTTTAGGGTTTGAACGTCGTCGCCAGGCTGGTAGATCGTCCTTTGAAAGATCTGTTACAGAAGCAAGTGGATTTCAACATCCTCTCCTCTCAAGGCCATCTCAGTCAGGGGACCTGGTCTCAATGTGGTCAGGTGGGAACTCATCCCGGGATTTAGAAGCTTTGTCATCTGGGAGTTTTGATGTTGCCCACTTCTACATGTTTGATGCCCCTGTTCTTCCATATGATCACGTTTCAGGTAGTCTTTTTGGTGATCGCTTGGGTGGTGCTGCACCCCCACCTTTGACTGATTACTCCGTGGGTATGGACTCTTTGCACTTATCAGGAAGAAGAGGACCAGGTGATGGTCGGTGGACAGATGATGGTCAGCCACAGGCAGGTGCGCAAGCTTCTGCAATTGCACAGGCAGTGGAAGAACACTTTGTATCCCAATTGCGCAGTGTAACTCCAGAAAGCAATCTAGCTGAAAGGCAGTCTCAGAACTCAGGAGAGCAGGAGCGGCAACCAACGGATATTCCTCCGATCATTGAGGATCAAACAGCGGCAGAGGGTGAAAATGTTGGTAGGCAGGAAAATGAAGGTCAGGATCCAGAAAATGGTAGTGAAACAGCAGATCAGCAATCTAACCCAACAGTTGGAAGTGAGCCAATTAATTCTGATGCTGTTGAAAACGAACATATGGTTATTCAACCGCTTTCTTTGAACACTTCTTCAAATGGGGATGATATCATGGAAATTGGGGAAGGTAATGGCACCACTGCTGAGCAAGTAGAGGCAATTCCAGAGACTATCAGCTCAGCTCCGGACAGTCATAGTGATTTGCAGCACAGAGGTGCATCTGAAGTTTCTGCAAATTTGCATGATATGTCAGCTCCGGTAGGGAGCGGTGATGAATCTTCAAGAATGGATGATCATTCTG GAAATCAAACTGAGCAACCCATGCCTGCTGCAGAACTTGGTGTTGATGTGACATTATCCAGGCAGAGCACACTGGATTCTCAGGACGCTAACCAGACTGATCAAACTAGCACGAATAATGAGGGTCCTAGTGCTAGTGCCATTGATCCTACTTTCTTGGAGGCTCTGCCTGAGGACTTGCGGGCAGAAGTGCTAGCTTCCCAGCAATCTCAGTCTGTTCAACCTCCGACTTACACACCGCCTTCTGCAGATGATATTGATCCTGAGTTTTTAGCTGCTCTTCCTCCTGATATCCAAGCAGAAGTTTTGGCCCAACAGAGAGCACAGAGGTTGGCTCATCAAGGAGAAGGACAGCCAGTTGACATGGATAATGCTTCGATTATTGCTACTTTTCCTGCTGATTTACGTGAAGAG GTACTTTTGACTTCTTCAGAAGCTGTTCTGTCTGCGCTGCCTTCTCCATTACTCGCTGAAGCTCAAATGTTAAGAGACCGAGCAATGAGTCACTATCAGGCCCGCAGTCTTTTTGGAGGAAGCCACCGGCTAAATGGTCGAAGAACTGGTTTGGGGTTTGATAGGCAGATGGTGATGGACAGGGGTGTTGGAGTTACAATAGGTCGAAGGGCAGCTTCTGCTATTACAGATAGCTTGAAAGTGAAGGAAATTGAAGGAGAGCCTCTTCTGGATGCAAATGCATTGAAAGCCTTGATCCGACTTCTACGGTTAGCTCAG CCTCTTGGGAAAGGTCTTCTGCAAAGACTGTTGTTGAACCTATGTGCACACAGTGTTACAAGGGCAACTTTAGTTCGTCTTTTGCTCGATATGATAAAACCTGAGGCTGAAGGTTCAGTTACTGGATTGGCAGCTATTAATTCGCAGAGGCTTTATGGTTGTCGGTCAAATGTCGTTTATGGCCGGTCGCAGTTGTTGGATG GTCTCCCTCCTTTGGTGTTCCGGCAGATTCTTGAGATTATGGCGTATTTGGCTACAAACCATTCAGCTGTTGCAAATATGTTGTTTTACTTCGATACCTCGATTGTACTTGAGTCTTCAAGCCCAAAATATTCTGAGACAAAGGCTAAAGGCAAGGAGAAAATTATGGATGGGGCTGCTTCAACTGAACCTTTGGGGAACTTAGAGGGTGGGGATGTTCCTTTAGTTCTGTTCCTGAAACTCTTGAATCGACCCTTATTTTTACGCAGCACTGCACACCTTGAGCAG GTCATGGGTTTGCTTCATGTAATTGTTTATACAGCAGCATCAAAATTAGAACGTCAGTCACAATCTGAGCCTGCAGTTGAGAACTCCCAGAAACCAATGATAGACGAAGCCTCTGGTGATGTTTGTAAAGATCCTTCTTCGACTGAACCAGAGTCAAGTCAAGAGGATAAACATGCCTGTATCAAGACATCTTCTTCAGATGGAAAGAGAAGCATTGACACATATGATATTCTCTCGAAGTTGCCACAATCTGATTTGCGTAACCTGTGCAGCCTTCTTGGTCATGAGGG gCTATCAGATAAAGTTTACATGTTAGCTGGTGAGGTGCTAAAGAAGTTAGCCTCAGTTGCTGCACTTCATCGCAAGTTCTTTGCTTCAGAGCTTTCTCAACTGGCTCATAGTTTGAGCATTTCAGCTGTCAATGAGCTTGTGACACTGAGAGATACACATATGCTGGGTCTGAGTGCTGGTTCCATGGCTGGAGCTGCAATTTTACGTGTGTTACAAGCACTTAGCTCGCTCACATCAGCTAGTATTGGGGAGAGTGGAGGTCAGGGGTGTGATGGAGAACAGGAGGAGCAAGCAACCATGTGGAATTTAAATCTTGCACTGGAGCCATTGTGGCAAGAATTGAGTGATTGTATTACCATGACTGAAACACAGCTGGGTCAGAGCTCTTTCTGCCCGAGTGTGTCAAATATGAATGTTGGGGAGCCTCTACCTGGAACCTCCAGTACATCACCTCTTCCGCCGGGAACTCAGAGACTCCTGCCTTTCATTGAggctttctttgttttgtgtGAAAAGCTACAAGCAAACCATATTATGATCCAGCAAGATCATGCAGATGTAACTGCAACAGAAGTCAAAGAGTCTGCCGGATGTTCATATTCCTCGACCCCTAAATGCTCTGATGATTCTCAGAGAAAGCTTGATGGTGCGGTCACATTTGCAAGGTTTTCTGAGAAGCATCGCAGGCTTTTGAATGCTTTTATCAGACAGAATCCTAGTTTGTTGGAGAAATCACTATCTATGATGCTGAAGGCCCCAAGGCTGATTGACTTTGACAACAAGAGAGCGTATTTCCGCTCAAAAATAAGGCAACAACATGAACAACACCTCTCAGGCCCACTGCGAATCAGTGTTCGACGGGCATATGTTTTAGAGGATTCATACAATCAACTGCGGATGCGGTCCACTCAAGATTTAAAAGGGAGATTGAATGTGCATTTTCAAGGTGAAGAGGGTATTGATGCTGGAGGTCTGACGAGAGAATGGTATCAATTACTGTCCAGGGTTATATTCGACAAAGGGGCGTTGCTTTTCACCACTGTGGGCAACAATGCATCTTTTCAGCCAAACCCCAATTCTGTCTACCAAACGGAGCATCTCTCGTACTTCAAATTTGTGGGCCGTGTG GTTGCCAAGGCTCTATTTGATGGTCAGCTTTTGGATGTTCATTTTACTAGGTCCTTCTATAAGCACATGCTAGGTGTAAAGGTGACTTATCATGACATAGAGGCTGTTGACCCTGATTATTACAAGAATTTGAAGTGGATGCTGGAG AATGATGTGAGTGACATACCTGACCTGACATTCAGCATGGATGCTGATGAGGAAAAGCACATTCTGTATGAGAAAACTGAG GTTACTGATTATGAGCTTAAACCTGGAGGAAGAAACATAAGGGTTACGGAAGAAACAAAACATGAGTATGTAGACCTTGTGGCTGATCATATCTTGACAAATGCCATTCGTCCTCAAATCACCTCGTTCTTGGAAGGTTTTGGTGAATTGGTTCCGCGGGAacttatttcaatatttaatgaCAAAGAGCTAGAGCTCCTAATCAGTGGGCTTCCTGAGATTGATT TGGATGACTTAAGGGCCAATACCGAATACACTGGCTATACAGCAGCATCTACTGTTGTCCAGTGGTTTTGGGAGGTTGCTAAAGCTTTCAACAAAGAAGACATGGCTAGACTGCTTCAATTTGTCACTGGAACTTCAAAG GTTCCACTGGAGGGTTTCAAGGCATTGCAGGGTATCTCTGGTCCCCAGAAGTTCCAGATTCACAAGGCATATGGAGCCCCTGAGCGGCTGCCTTCGGCTCATACATG cTTCAATCAACTAGATCTTCCTGAGTATTCGTCCAAGGAACAGCTTCAAGAGCGCTTGTTGCTTGCTATACATGAAGCCAGTGAAGGTTTTGGCTTTGgttaa